In the genome of Zygosaccharomyces rouxii strain CBS732 chromosome G complete sequence, the window AAAACGATGATTCACTTGGAAATGGTACCGGTGATGATTCCCCTGTATTTAAAAGAGCATTGGAAaacttctttttcaaagatattCTTGGACTTGAAAGTGACACACCGCTCCCACCGCTACTAATATTATTCCCTTctgaattttctttgacGCTGTGGGCATTGTTAACGTTGTTGCCACCGCTAACACTGTTATTGTCCCTCGAAGTCACACTACAGGGAATTTCTAAGGCCTTGGATAGATCAAATGGATCGCTTTCATTCTTTTCGATGCTACATGGTAATGGTGGCAACAATAAATCTTCCTTGACTCCATCGTCTTCTTCCTTTATATCTTGCAAGTGCGCATTGGAAGAACCACAACCATTCGACACCGTTGGAGAACCTTCCGCACTATTATTACTCTTATGCTCTTTCGCGGACATTCAGTTATCGCGATTGATGCCTCTAGGATTAGCGATTGAGTACTAATGGATCTTCGTAAAGAGACCTCAAGTTCTTAATTTCCAAGGTGTTGAAGAACTACTAGGTTCCACGGACAATGTACATGTTTCCTTTCGGAAGAATGGgacgaaaaaaaaataagagaCAAAGGAGGGTAATGGAATTACCcaaataacaataataataacaataacaattAAGAAAGCAGTAGAATTTTACCAGTTTACTTACATTTACTTATATTTGGGACATTATTACACTTCATAACTAatctcttctctttttccttGCAAGTTGTTCCTGGTGCTCTTTTTTCTCCTGTTCGATTTCCTCGACATATTTACCAATTTGTTCTGAGGATAGAATTTCAATCTTGCTACCAGGGCGTACGACTGTAATCTCGATGTTTTTAGCGCCTGTTTGTACAACTTCTAAAAGTGATCTTGTTGTTAATCTAACGCATTCGTCCGCTGTAGCTGGAGGTTCATCTCtgttgtaatttttttctaaaaATTCACGTACAGTTTTGGAGTTTCTACCAATTGTTTGTGCGGTCCATGCAGAATAGATACCACTTGGTTCGGTTTGGTACAGTTTTGGAGTATCGTCGTCTTTATCAAAACCGGCAATTAATGTAGCAACACCGAATGGTCTTACACCACCACTTTGTGTATAACGTTGCTGTACACCTGCCACGTAACGTGTCAAATATTCCACTGAAACTGGGTCTTCCAACGTTAATCTATGACTTTGAGCCTCTACACGAGCCTTTTCGATTAAGATACGGGAATCTGCATTCAACCCACTAAAGGAAAGCACGACATGAGAATCGATTTTAGAAATCTTGGAAGGTGTAATACGACTATCTTGTAACTTTAGCGTCGATCTTCTTTCACAGCCTAAAACCACACAATCTTTACCCTTGATCCCTACAGCACAGGTACCTCTTTTAACAGCTTCTGATGCATATTCCACTTGGAAAATATGTCCGTCTGGTGAGAAAATACTTAAGGCTCTATCGTAACCACTCATGATTAATTGAATCTATCGctggtaataataatggttATGACGGTAGTGATTGAGTACTATCAATAAGTGATCCCTTTGGTTGTGCATTGGTTAATTCAAGTGGCAAAACGGCttgtcaaaaatttgaggGAAGTAGATGTGCatgtgatattcacgtgaAATTCACGTGTTGGTAGGATAATGCTATAAATCACTATCTGGGTACCTGATAGCCTGCAATTGCATACTACAGATACCATAAGTCTGGGCGCTTAGTGTACTGCAGCTTTGTGCCATGCGCTGTATTAAAACTAGCGCTTTGACGGCTATTTACATTGTATAACTATGGGACAATATTcgacaaaaaaaaaaaggtaaAAGGCAGTAAAGTCAAAACGCATCTAGTATGAGACTCAAGTTAAGAACCAGTACCAGATCAATGGCTATCGGGATATAAAATATATATTGTATCTTTATGTTGACTCTCGAAATCCATTCATTGTGTACTTAACgttaaattgaaaagattcacCATATACACGTGAATGTCACGTGCTATGACTTTAGAAGGAATTCCTGTCAGTAACTACCATATATACATAAGCATAGAGCCCAACAGGCTAATTATGCCATTCTTAATCACTTAGAATTCACATCTTAACTCTTCTTTTAGTTCCGCTTTCACTTCGCTCATCTTTTACCCGGCCCAGTTCTTGTCGTTAAACTCATTATGTGTATATCTCACCTATTAACTCCATCAGCTGCTGATGTAAAGGCAACAAGATCAACCGCTAAAAATGACCGAAGCAACTCCTATAGAACCCGGTAAAGACCTTACTTTACCTGATGAACCACTAGAAACCATCGAGGAATCTCCTTCCGCCCTCTCTCGTGTGGGATCATTCACAGCTTCTTGCGCAATAAATTTAGTACTACCCTTTATCAATGGGTTAATGCTTGGATTTGGTGAGTTGCTGGCTCATGAAGTATGCTGGCGCAAGTCTATTTTCCCACCAACAAATCGTGGCTATCAGATCTACCCTGAACGCAGGAAGTTCTTATGATTATATGCATATACGtacataaaaaaaaaaaaatccaacaAAAAAACCACTACATACTAATTAAATTCTCATCTCTTTCAGCGTAACAACGATATCCACCATTCAGGTGGATTGGGAAATTACGTACTGCTCCGCATGAACATACCAGTTGCAAAGAGCCCGAGTCCGTTTGAACTCTCATGGTTTTCTTGGGGACCAATACCCTATGGCATTTTTTACAAATAGTTCTCTTTAACTGCGGTAACATCTCAGCTCTAGTCCTCTTAGAGACTAAATCCATATTCTTGGCGTACAGTCGAGCCAGCGCCTgttcaccaccatcattCCCACTCATTGTGTTCCACATGGCTAGTTGGTAAAGGTAATTCATCCTCTGGTAATGTTCCTTATTACCAACATTACGCGGTGGAGGTGTAAGAAGCACACCATTCTCCACACGATTAGAACCTTTAGCCATTGGGTTCGTTATATTGTAGCTCATCGTCCATCACTCATCAAGTATAGGTTTTCTCATATGCTTCCGTAGTGATTTCCCCGGGTAACAGGCAATTCTGGCATAGAAGAAGGTTCCGAGTACGGATTAAATTGTAGAATGGCTAGCGCTCCATACCGATCTGTATCTAGTTGGTCTAGTTCATGACAATTCCTGCCATCATCCGGAGTCAATTCCATGGTTATTAACACCAGTTGCATAAGAAGTATAACCCAATCAAGCGCTAATAGCATCCAACGACCACCACGACCACATTCTTGTTCACCAACTAACAAAAGAAGTATATAAGCACCCCTACGACGACAAAAGTCACcttctaaatccattttcatGTGGTATGAAACAGCATATATTACCTGCAGCATGAGAATAGCCTGCGTGTATTTCAACCCCTTGTGCATTACAGCTTTTACCACGGAGAGCCTTCCAGCTCCCTCCATATCTTCTGCATCTGAGTCTACCGAATCCTGGTAGGCACTCATTACACTCCCCATAAACTCGCCTAAGTTCACTGTGGCCCATGCCAGCAGGGCTAACAGTAGTGATCCATCCTTGACAAATCTTATATAGACACACAAATAGCTGATAACAGTCAGCTGCTTCATAGAGACTGGCCCTCCAGAATTCACCATCACGATTCCCTGCAATCCTTATTATCTAACTTGGTTCCCAATCCCCTTCTTGCCCGTTAAATGCGATCCTTTAGCTTTGCTCGCTTGTTTGATGGCAAAGCGCATTAGCCAAAAGTTGAGCTTTATTTCAACTACAATACACTCTTGGATTCGAAGTGTCACTTTTAAAGTAGGACCAAGACACTTCCAGATATTTTATAAGTCTATATTCATCATGTTAAGTACCAAGATTATTGGAAGTGTTCGTCCAGCAGCCCGTGTGGTTCCGCTATATCCATTGCGTTATTCCCAATTGCAGAGGTATCAGTCGAATGTAAAACAAAATAGTTCGAGCAATAGTGGTGTTAATGCTAATACCACTACTAATGCTACTAAAGCTGCTAAACCTAAGCCAAAGGAACCTCTTTCGCAGAGGATTAAGCACGAAGTTAAGCACTATGTGAATGGTACAAAATTGTTGGGCtatgaaattaaaatctcGGCAAAActtttattcaaattcatgCAAGGTTACgaattatcaagaagaGAAACGAACCAATTGAGAAGGACTACTTCAGATGTTTTCCGTTTAGTGCCGTTCTCTGCCTTTATTCTAGTTCCATTTGCAGAACTACTTTTGCCTATTGCATTAAAGATCTTCCCAAATCTTTTACCATCAACCTACGAATCCGGTACCGATAAGCAAAAGAAGACTGATAGTCTTATTGATGTTAGAAGAAAGACTTCTAACTTCTTACGtgaaactttggaagaatctAACTTGTTGAGCTACAACTCAATTGAAACTGcggaaaagaagaagaaatttttaactttcttcaaaaaattgtattCACCAAAGGATGGTAAGACAAACGTTTTCACCCATGACGAAATTTTGTTAGTGGCTCAAATGTTTAAGAATGATAGTGTCTTGGACAATTTGTCAAGACCTCAGTTGGTTGCCATGTCAAAATTCATGTCTATTACACCATTTGGTAATGACAACGTCTTACGTTACAGAATTCGTCATAAACTAAAGCAAATTATGGAAGATGATAGAATTATCGATTATGAAGGTATTGGATCTCTATCTGAATATGAAATCTACCAAGCCTGTGTTTCTCGTGGTGTGAAAGCCTACGGTGTCTccaaggaagaattggtCGATAACTTGAAAGTTTGGTTAGAATTACGTTTGCGTCATAAGGTCCCCTCTGTTCTTCTAGTGCTAAGTTCAACTTTCACTTTTGGTGGAttagaaaagaaacaagTTCTTGATAGCAAGGCGTACAGCCCTCAAGTCGAGCATAAGGAACAAAAAAGTCGTTACGATGAGTTGATGGACTTGTACTACGACGGTATCCTACATGTGTTGAGTTCTATTCCTGATCCAGTTTACAATGTGGCCAAATTGGATGTCTCTGAATCGAAGCAACCTTCAGCTACTGTGACTAAAGAGGCTGCATTAGCTCGTGCACAAGCTGCTGAAAGTGCTCTCCAAAGTGCTATTGAAAAGCAAGCACCTGAAGGTATTGAAAGAGCAAAACGTGCGGTCACTGAGGCTAACGAAGAATTAGCAAAGGCAGAAGCTGCAGCACAAGAAACTCCTTCTCAACCAGCacctgaagctgaacctGCTACAAAGGAGAAACCTGAAGTCAAAGAACCAGCTCCAGCGGCAGAAAAGGTTAAAACTGAAGCTGAACCTAAACctgaagaaaaggaagaagaagaagaagaagttgtcCCAACTACAGATGATAACGAATTTAAACTAAGAGTCCTtaaggaacaagaagaacttATCAAGAAGGAAACTGAGGACGCAAAGGCAAGAAAGACAGCTGAACACCTATCAGACGACATTACTTtagatgaggaagataaGCCAACAACTCCAATTCCAGCAGAGGAAGGAGCTAAGAAATCTGTCattgagaagaagaattgaaagcaTGCTCGTATTCGTATACCTATTTAAAGCAAAGACTTCTATTTACGCGGTTCTCAGTCTACCCAACTAGAAATAGACGAGAACCCTCATAAATTCTTAGAGACCACTTGTTAATACAATTAGTTAGAAGTAACTTTATGTGTTTTTAAAACGGTTCTTGTGTTTAACGTTGTGCACCCCTAGGGCATCGACCTTAGCTTAACTTTAATCTAACTTGAACCCACTTTTACTAATCACCGATAAAACTACAAAGAGACTTTCGACGAATCTTGGCAAAATTCTAGAGTACACTATTAAAGAAAGTGGTGGATGATGGATACTGATAGGTCTGATACTGCTCTGGAtaaatttccaaagttACAACCCAAGTCTTCCCCCGATGACGAGTTAACCATATCTAAGGTGCACATTTCAAAGAACTGGAAGTTACCACCACGATTGAAGCCAGGTAGAAGACCTCAAATAAAACTCAAGgatttggatgaagatgaatgCTCAACTCCAGAAGACGAGactaaaaagaagaaacagaATAGAGACGCTCAGAGGGCATatagagaaagaagagcTAACCgtttacaagaattagaagacACAGTGAATACTTTAAGAAATGCTATGAAGAACTGGAAACGGAGATGTATGGACTTGGAGGCAGAACTACAAGATGCAAGAAAAGACAATTCGAGTTTAAAGCATCAACTTGACATGATAAGGTCTAACCTTTGTAATGACTGTCTTAAAGATCCATGTATATGCCACAACGAATCAGTAACTCTTTTGCAAGACccatttttacaaaatatGGTCAAGAATTTTAAACCTATGAAGGCGgttaatttgaaaaaacgTAAATTAAGCTCCTCCAAGTTATCTGAATCACCAGCACCACAGCAACATATAGTATCTGTAGCTTCAGGTGGCTGCGGATTCTGTTCAGATAGAACTACTTGTGTTTGCAAGGATTTAGAAGTAAGCGATACAGAGCAGCACGAAAtacaacagcaacagcatCTGGAAGAATCTGTAACGGCTACACTGGGTCATTGTTCATCTAACGACAAAGGCCAttgcaaaaattgttcagatATTGACAAAAGTTGTATTAGTACAGAATCTGCACCCGCACCTGCCAAAACAACTCAAAAATCTACAAGTGCCAATTGGGAGCCTGGTTCCTGTGCACAATGTCAGGCCGATCCGGCTAGTAAAGTGTTTTGCAAATCAATCTGTAATTCCGCTAATATAATAGCCGCTGTAGAAGTTGGTGGTAAGAAGGACGACTGTTCTTCGAATTTAGCATTTGAACCTGGATCGTGCTCACAATGTCAAGTCGATCCGCAGCATAAAGAGTTTTGTGAAGCTGTGTTTTCCAATGGGGAGCAGCAATTAAACGCTGATGAGAAAGCTGATACGGATTTGATACCAGTGAGCCATGCCTatcaaaggataaaaaattacatGACCGATggaaatattgaaaatgttCATTCTAATCTTTcactaccaccaatgaAACAAATTGCCTCTGGTATCAGAATTCGCGGTAGAGAGGTTGAATCCAAGAGCGTTGATGATGCTCTTAGAGATATGGATAAGAATGCACTGGGTTGAACGATTTAATACTAAGATTAAGACTTAAACTACTGAGACTAAGTAAACGCTAAAGTCATAGAACGAAAAAAGAAGTGAGGTTTGAAACAAGAATAGGCTTTGTGTTCTTGTTCAAGATCCGTCAAAGAACTAAGTCAACAACTTGGGCCATTGCGCGGAAGAAAGATGGAACCTGTAGGACAGCACCAGCTCCCACAGACTTGTTATTTTTGCCCTTAGTGGAAGCATCACCTTTGGTGGAAGTAGTAATGGAAGCAGAAGAACTGCTTTTATGGCTACTAATGCCACTCGTACTACTACTGGTACTGGTACtgctactactaccaccGCTTGAAGACGTACTGTTATTGCCGTTACCGCTATCGGAGCTATCACTCCCACCTGCTGGTACTACGTGAACATCGGAACCACAATCATTTTGAGTGGATGCCTTCGTACCCTGTGGGGTGCCAGCACCCTTTTTGAAATAAGCAGAAGCCGCGCTAGGCATATCAGGAATTGTGTTGTTAGCTTCCCAAACGTCTTTCTTGTATGATGGGCAATCTGAATGCTTTTTAGAAGTGGAATAACCACCATCACCAGAAGGGTTCGACTGGGCTGCGTActgttttttcaaattttggtagTCTTGATTCTTCGAAACAGAGTCACCGTCAATATCTACTAATCCGTAACCATTGGCTTCTCCTGAGTATTCATACACCAATCCACCAGAGAACACAGACGACATTTTATCGGAATAAATTGCACCAATTTCAGTGAAAGGCCTACCATCAGAAACTCCTTGGTTACAACCGAATTCACTCAAGAAGATGGGGATGGAATAGTTTTCGTAAGTCTCCACCTTAGTCGAATAACCggatttttcaaaacttgaaTCACCGCACCAAGAATAATCGTTAACACCAAACATGTCAATCCTAGCATCGTCCTCATCACCACAGTTAAAGTACTGAGCTGCTAACTCTCTATTGGAAGCAATATCAGCAGCTGAGTAACCGACGGGAATTTGCCTATAATTCTGAGATTTCATGTATTTCTTCATATCACGCACAACAGCCTTAACATATGGTGCGGTAAACGTATTGTTGACATCATTGATAACTTCATTACCAGCGAAAAACCCAAGGACGTTATCGTATTTAGCAAACGCATCAATAGTGGCAAAGACATTCTGCAAATAATTCGCATTGTATGAACATTTAGGGTCTAATCTCGATAATGATGCTTGTGGAGTATTGACATCAAGAACCAAATAAATACCAGCCTCTTGCAACTGCTCCATACAATCCGAATGATCCTTGGAATTATCCACACTATAAACTCTAATGGTGTTAATACCCAAATCCTTGAAGACGGGAATATCTCTTTTACAATTGTCAGAATCAGCTAGTGGATCCTGCAGTTTCGAAGAGCCACCTGGTTGGTAGTCTACACCGCGGATATAAAACCTTTGACCATTttttgaattgaaaaatgcattaCCGTCGATCTTGATCGGTGGTAAATCACTAGAATCAGCCTGAACCAccgaagaagaaaatacAGCAGCTGCAATGACAGTACCAATCgttgaaatcttcatttaAGCGAGCGACTAGTTAGGTGGCGAACAAGAGTTAATCAACTTTGACTCAACCACCCACATCTACACTTTTCGTTGCATGAACTATTCTCGTTTATATACGTTTTAGTAAGTGACAATTCAAGTCATGTTTATCAGTTTCAATTACAAGACCGGCCGGATCCTAAGGTGATTTCCAGGCGATCCATGCGTGGGGATAGGGTCCAGTCCAAATTGCTTAATCATAGAAGTAGCTGCATAGACAGAGGTATTCTTCCAGTTTCGAGaacaacatcaacaataACACGGCTCATCGCGACGCGACGGCTCGACACGTATTTGGAAATACAAAAAGTTGAAATAGAAACATCTTATCAACTGTTGTAACGTCGGCGAAACTTGGATCGACTTTAAAAAATAATTGCTTCCAACCAGATTCGAACTGATGATCTCCACATTACTAGTGTGGCGCCTTACCAACTTGGCCATAGAAGCTTGGAACTCTTGGGTTCTAGAATCTTCATAGAATGTATTAACCAACGCTATTTAAATAGCGCCATTCTCCCACATTAAAACTGGTTCGCGTCAGCATGTCCCGATTCGGAAAGCGCGTCAGCGTAACAAGACCCAACGTCCGAAAATAAATACATAGAGATGAAAGGAATACTTAACATATAAGAGTGATAAGTGAAAGCAAGGATGACAGTAATCCAATTTCCCATGTCTTGGATAGCGGATCCAAGATGCTCTATGGTGTACACCCCTGGGCTCTTCCTTTCTGATCCAAATCTAAACCAgcaattttattttattttattttacttcattttatttaattcttttttgtttttttttatctcttGAAACAATAAAATAAGTTCTTGCATTAACTTTGCAATAACAATATGGATTCTTGGGGTGTACCAAAAGTGGCTTATCGATCTAAAACCAGCAGACAGGCAACGACTGCAGCCACTCTTAATTTGTTAAACAAGTAATTATGTAGTACCGATTAAGAACTCGCGTCGCGTCGAACCCAGCTCTAAATAGAAGTGGCTGCACTTGTAAAGAGAAACATGATTCAGAAATGGGTTACTTTTAAATGAGTGCTTGGATGAATGGTTTCATCGGTCCTTCCGGAAATTCTGATGACTTTCTCTTGAGGTTCTGTAAAAGTATAATATTAAGAAAGTCCGAAACTTTGAAAGTTCAAAAGTTTACAAGTTTAACAgttcaaatccatttaCGACGCCGTCATCATGCTTTCACCGCTTCTAGCTGGTATAACGCTGTTGCAGTTCGTGGCGATGGCGTTCCTCGTCATTGCATGTCTAACAGCTCCTGTTTTCCATCAAATTGGGTTAAGTAACCAATCCGGTACCACATACGGGGTATTCGGATACTGTGGAGACATTACAGGTTGTTCAAAAGCTAAGGCTCAGTACAGTGTTCCTACTGTACAAGCACTAGGTGATAATTGGTTATTTAATAAAAATGCAAGACAAAAACTGGGTCATCTTTTAATTGCAACTCCAGTGGCAGCAggtttgaatttttttGCATTCTTATCACTGATGATGACATTGATGAGTGCGTTAATGAGTCGTAAAAACTCTTCGAGTTCAGCAGttgcatttttcatcaacttaTTTTTGATCGTTTTGGCATTTTTGGGTTCTACATTTGTTTGCCTCGTTTGTTTCTTTACTTTTTGGCCTCACGTCACTTGGGTTACTTGGATTTTGATACCAGCTGCTGTATTGCCATTAATTGAGATTCCTACAGTGTTTCTAGCTCATGCTCGTGGTAATGCCGATGGTAGTGGTTTCATCAAACATCGTAGACCGATTAACCTGGAAGAACCTGATGATAAGTTTGCTAGCAATGAACCAAGAGATGATGATAGCTTTGCCGAGGATAAACCATTGGTTCTACCTGATTATGCAAAGAGACAAAATCCAGAACCCGTCTTCAAAGTTGATACGGCTTCATCTGATAAATCCTGGAAAGAGAAACATGCTGCTGAAGAGagaacaagagaattaTCGAGAGAACATTCTTATGAAAATTCCTACGAAAATTCCTATGAAAATTTATATGATGAACCTTTAGCAGTTTCAAACAATCCTCAACAGGCTGCGTCTGTAATCCGTTCAGACTCTCAACTGGGCTCACCTGAAAAACAAGCACATTCTATGCTTTCTATGGGTTCCTCAGAATATTCGGAGCCTGTTCAAAGAAATACAGATTCAAGGGCGGTATTGGAAGATATCATTAAGGATACTTTAGGAACTGGTGATCAACATACTGAAGTTTCTGATCACCAGGATGCTGAATCTAATTTTACCTCCATTTCTCAAAGAGCTACAGCTAGATCTGCTGGTCCAGAGACTGCTGCTATgctacaacaacaacaacaacaaccaatGCCGCAGGCATTGCCAGGTCAAGGTGCTATCCATAGAAACTATATGGgtccaccaccacaacaAAGAGCTGGTTACGGTTACCAGCCACAATGGTATCCACCAAGACCTCATACTCATCCTCGTCACATGTACGGTAGACCAAACGGTTACATGATGCCACCAAGATTAGCGCAGCCTCATCCAATGGCAATGAGAAATAGTGGTTACGGTCCAGCACCACATCCAATGGCAATGAGAGGGCCACAACAACATCCAATGATGGCCCCTTCAGCAGGACCTCCATCGCAAATGGCTGCACCAGCCGCCGGTGTTCCTATGGGATCTGCTCCAGCTAATGGTCCTCACTATAAACCAGCCTACAAAAAACGTATGGGGGCACAAAATGCCATTCCTTCTGCCGCGGCACTCAATAACACTTATGGGTTTAGGTAGTGATGTATTATTACTGTATAATTAGGTATAGAGTTTGTTAAGTTTTCGGTTCTCACGGGTTTAGCAGTGGTTCTCTTTCCCCATTTCACCTTGTACCACTCAATCCAGATTCCTTGCTTCTGGATCTGCTTTCGGTGGGAGTTCAGGACGTTCAGGTACATCAGGGTGTTGTGCCGGCACTGGAGCCTCTGGTGGTGGTCTAATGGTCTTTGTACTATTATGCGGTTTCAACATCACAAACAAGAATAGTGCAAAGACGCATAACGACAGTAAAAGAATGATTTTACATTTTTGAGTCTTTTTCTGATACCTCGTTGCACTCTTCAATTCTCGTTCTGCAGATCTCAGTTCGATCACtgtattttccaaattataATCAATTCTGTCTACAATTGTACCTTGATCAATGATTAATTCTTGCATTTCACGGAAAATGACACTAACTTCCAGAACACCCTTAGCCAATTgtgtaatttcttcatcccGTTCTCTTAAGAACTGCTGAGTAGCATTTTGATTACTCGTCCTTTGTCTTTGGAGAGTTTGTCTCGAATAAGCTTCAATATCTCGATTTTGAcccttttcctcttcttcttcttctaataaCAACTGTGAAGTACCTTCAGATTTGGGGAAAACTGGCTTTGAATCATCCttattcaaaaatttcaaataattaTTCTGAAGAACTCTAAACTTATTactttgaatttgaatcttCTGTGCATACCTTTTCCTTAAATTTTCTAGAATGACCAAGTCAtctctttgtaattgaCGTCCCATATACTGctgatcttcttcaaccCTTTGCAATCGTTTCATGACCCCATAGCAACGCTGGAAAAGTTGTATCAGTTTAAAACTTAGCGATTCAATCTCTTTCTCATCATGGCTCTTGTCTTCAAAACCTGGTAACGCATTCTTACGATATAGTTTACTCAATTGAACCATTAAACGATCTACTTCTGCCAAACTCTCATCCACTTCTTGAGTCATGTCTACAAATGAAGGTGGTAACGCATCTGAACTTTTAACACCTAACTCTTGCATTGGATAAGcctcctcatcttcatcagcaAAGGGATCTTCAAGCGACCTTCTTGAACTGCTAAACCTGGCATTGTGTGGGAAAGTACGTCGATAAGACAGAAATAAATTCGTACGATCTCTAAACattttgaactttttaTCAACCTGTTCTTGGGGCCTTTATTTTTGTAGTCAAAGTTGTTCAAACTTGAAGCCCTTTTAAAGGCTCGGGATACTTAAAAGTACAACAATATAGAAGAAAGGTAGGAAGCTAATGGGAAGTGATGCGGGCATGGCCGATCCCTGATTTCATATAGCAATTCTACAAATTCACATATCTCTTATACTCACCcttaccattaccatcttTTACATTTCTCATAGAACAGTCAATATTTACCAAGACCCAATCTACCAACTTCAAGGATTTTCGTTCTCCCCAGGCGACAGCATTGACAACTTTTGACAACTCTTCCCTTTGTCAGTGAACCTATTGAACAGCGTATCCGCTTTCTGAAATTAGgttttggatttgaacaatttcatcaaccGACATCAAACTGATCAGAAATTCGATTGATCTCAAACGATCACCATTTTTCTTACCGTTGATGGTTTCAAAGTATTGATTAGCTACTGATAAAACAAGTGGATGAGTACACCGTGCACGGCTAATGTCGACTACCTGCTTACGGCAGAGTTTGACAACAGGTTTGGTCCTGTCGTTAGGGATCAATACCCATCAGTCATTCCAGGGTTTGAATACGAAATGAGAGAAGGCCATAGTCAAAACAATGCCGTCTTTAATCTAGCAAGCTTAATGATACCCAACAATGCAGAATACAATACGGGTGATGAACCGGATACAACTGTATTCATGCTCTATAGGAATCGTGAGACGGTGAAATACGAGCTATTCCCCTCTAAGCAAGTGGATCAAGTCATTTGCTTTGTGAACGTGGTTTATGCACAGGAGGATAAATCTAATAGTAGGGGTACGAACATCAAAGCGGTTGCGTTAGGGACAACGATGGTAGATTTCATAGCGTTTAAACCATTTGTATTGGAATGCTTGCATAAATttatgaaattgaaaaataaagaCGATATAACCCCCATGTTGAAGTCATGCTTTAAATTACTAAACAGAGCTGAATTGAGCTTCGTTAAGAGGCTTCATAGTAATCCTATTAGACAGTCTCTTCTGCGAT includes:
- the TLG2 gene encoding t-SNARE syntaxin TLG2 (similar to uniprot|Q08144 Saccharomyces cerevisiae YOL018C TLG2 member of the syntaxin family of t-SNAREs), which encodes MFRDRTNLFLSYRRTFPHNARFSSSRRSLEDPFADEDEEAYPMQELGVKSSDALPPSFVDMTQEVDESLAEVDRLMVQLSKLYRKNALPGFEDKSHDEKEIESLSFKLIQLFQRCYGVMKRLQRVEEDQQYMGRQLQRDDLVILENLRKRYAQKIQIQSNKFRVLQNNYLKFLNKDDSKPVFPKSEGTSQLLLEEEEEEKGQNRDIEAYSRQTLQRQRTSNQNATQQFLRERDEEITQLAKGVLEVSVIFREMQELIIDQGTIVDRIDYNLENTVIELRSAERELKSATRYQKKTQKCKIILLLSLCVFALFLFVMLKPHNSTKTIRPPPEAPVPAQHPDVPERPELPPKADPEARNLD